The following proteins are co-located in the Silene latifolia isolate original U9 population chromosome 1, ASM4854445v1, whole genome shotgun sequence genome:
- the LOC141594442 gene encoding uncharacterized protein LOC141594442: MEKEGKTVPHGLNRLELMKSFRLCVRSLLTAFPFEDLSKAFPNFSKAEQDRLYQLYIQIITALHENMQDEFDSLCQKTQVGTILDTVEDLVEQQSLDPLFSQKTNIKFVKQDLLAAKKNEILLLQELLDKVEDEKHSIKARIKLLKKTHKETSMTTDAVEKLSSMMANYSSYNGRL, from the exons atggaaaaagaaggaaaaactgTTCCTCATGGATTAAATCGATTGGAGTTGATGAAGTCATTTAGGCTATGCGTGCGTTCTCTGCTTACCGCCTTTCCGTTCGAG GATCTCTCTAAAGCTTTTCCGAATTTTAGCAAGGCTGAGCAGGATCGCCTCTACCAGCTATATATTCAG ATCATTACAGCACTGCATGAAAATATGCAG GACGAATTTGATTCTTTATGCCAAAAAACACAG GTGGGTACCATTTTGGATACTGTGGAGGACTTAGTGGAGCAGCAAAGTTTGGACCCTTTATTCTCACAAAA AACAAATATAAAGTTCGTCAAACAGGATTTGCTGGCTGCAAAGAAGAATGAAATCCTTTTGTTGCAGGAGTTGTTAGACAAG GTTGAAGACGAGAAACATAGCATCAAAGCTCGGATCAAACTCCTTAAGAAGACACACAAAGAGACTTCAATGACTACAGATGCTGTTGAAAAG CTGAGTTCTATGATGGCAAACTATTCGAGTTACAATGGTAGACTGTAA